One Methylocaldum marinum DNA window includes the following coding sequences:
- a CDS encoding AAA domain-containing protein — MFLRTKCDRELYLSLHEDSELNSHGMPVPLQARPGIGVLQTAGRDFEDERNDQLIQAFGSLVIYQPDKGGANKPVKAPLASLLGKVTALPSIILQGKFEPSSFQNAVMANIGLQPGQITQVPPIAGLIPDIIVVRQATADDEEVGPDGCRRRIDPATETRRALSIIDVKHTSEANPSYSAEVALYALFLANWIADQGLQNEYFVTIRSYLWTRFKQGQSELDALMSGTSPATAIQYLNALIADSEDANLRFYLPTVLHFFREDLLRVIAVGDASTNGWQNLEWHVDGRCSACDWLGHEKWANAKDKARIAAQPNHYCYPAAKLTGHLSQIAGMTRGARKTLQINAIQDTAGAASAPSAHPAFQQHSHLKKERSRIPARAQALISSATMVDSAAVLASLAPAPQLHVAIAVNFDPSAGLLTGLSILGRATAYVTGQSPRQFATKCFVVDQKALADEWVALEGLLSTLSDMIDQAETFVRAAGRTPLTAQIAFWEQRQFEELCAAMGRHLPRVLSLTNRKTKALAWLFPADELIEKPDGAVSPCVVFVDEIIRRVVFAPTPHVITLFDTVETYYSGPGPVRLGDAFYREFLTNGIPRERIYEIWSNVTTIKRGSVTVPRNTVIQEFGNALEKQCRALNSVVERLRTDFKGQLKANAPKLTLSIPQGARDVAFDSKLWVWWEELQYHTRKLESHQRLALDAEALEASYEAVRLTNGQATGTPNEYVFDVLPGSTEAKLDDNEGYLALGKEGHPGLPLQRGRDLIAGGAPLYPGQNDTLLAPLWSALSVTLVSFDRGMQKAVLKLTNWREPAFVPYLLANSTVDLLNDIFITKGQGSFKWYETVKRILTAVGNPSIAVADSNAATAMGARTPRPGSDPVTPLARVLWEADTLHATSVVAATQASSVAAYAKAKHSLNKSQTDAVAQAAERGLTIIWGPPGTGKTQTLAGCIHGLVHDAVRRGQPLKLLVAGPTYKAVEEIIGRVVEALDNDSTCPAEVFVGYSSSQTPKVFSSSKSHLLVESFNLNQGNQETQDCLASLAKTDVVTIVATATMQAYKLAEWTYGRHVAPIFDVVIVDESSQVQVTHAISPLATLKDDARLIIAGDHLQMPPIMALEPPKGAEYLVGSIQKYLLDRPFGSQIVPCPLEENYRSAEDIVAYARTIGYRSTLKASNAATALHLLAAVPTPASGFPGVFPWSSLWPDILDPTKKVLTLLHDDDLSSQSNSFEAKIVAALTWCLRQTVSAELDGRDAVTHASPTPDQFWGQCIGIVTPHRAQRALVVRELRSIFPSDPPNLIDSAVDTVEKFQGGQRHTIVVTFGVGDADVIMGEEAFLMQLERTNVAISRAMAKCLVVMPMTLAGHVPQDKKALETAHAIKDYVDEFCNQELVNQVSFGSTSRQAKLRYHQ, encoded by the coding sequence ATGTTCCTGCGGACCAAGTGCGATCGCGAACTTTATCTGTCTTTGCATGAAGACTCGGAGCTTAATTCGCATGGCATGCCGGTTCCGTTGCAGGCACGTCCTGGAATCGGTGTCCTCCAAACGGCAGGACGGGATTTTGAGGATGAGCGCAACGATCAGTTGATTCAGGCGTTCGGCAGTCTGGTCATCTATCAGCCGGACAAGGGAGGCGCAAACAAACCAGTCAAGGCCCCGCTCGCGTCGTTGCTTGGCAAGGTAACAGCCTTGCCGTCGATCATCCTGCAAGGGAAGTTCGAGCCCTCTTCCTTCCAGAACGCCGTGATGGCAAATATTGGTCTGCAACCCGGACAGATCACTCAGGTGCCGCCAATCGCAGGGCTCATTCCTGACATCATCGTCGTGCGCCAGGCCACAGCAGATGACGAGGAGGTGGGGCCAGACGGATGTCGTCGGCGAATTGACCCGGCAACTGAGACGCGGCGTGCATTGAGCATCATTGATGTAAAGCACACCAGCGAGGCTAATCCGAGCTACTCCGCCGAAGTCGCGCTTTACGCACTTTTTCTTGCGAACTGGATCGCCGACCAGGGGTTGCAGAATGAGTATTTCGTAACGATTCGCAGCTACCTGTGGACCCGATTCAAGCAAGGCCAGTCTGAACTCGACGCGTTGATGTCGGGCACATCCCCAGCGACAGCGATTCAGTATCTCAACGCGCTGATTGCCGACAGTGAAGACGCCAACTTGCGCTTCTATCTGCCCACCGTTCTGCATTTCTTCCGGGAGGACTTGCTCCGGGTCATCGCCGTTGGCGATGCATCAACCAACGGGTGGCAGAACCTTGAATGGCATGTCGATGGCAGGTGTAGTGCCTGCGACTGGTTGGGGCACGAAAAATGGGCAAATGCGAAGGACAAAGCGCGAATTGCGGCTCAGCCGAACCACTACTGCTACCCCGCAGCGAAGCTGACTGGGCACTTGAGCCAAATCGCGGGTATGACACGAGGTGCAAGAAAGACGCTCCAGATTAATGCCATTCAGGACACGGCGGGTGCGGCAAGCGCCCCCTCCGCACATCCTGCTTTCCAGCAACACAGTCATCTCAAAAAGGAACGAAGTCGTATCCCCGCGCGAGCGCAGGCCCTAATTTCTTCGGCCACGATGGTGGACAGCGCCGCCGTGCTGGCGAGCTTGGCGCCAGCGCCACAACTCCATGTAGCGATCGCGGTCAACTTCGATCCCAGCGCTGGGTTGCTCACTGGCCTTTCGATACTTGGTAGAGCGACGGCCTATGTGACGGGACAGTCGCCCCGGCAGTTTGCGACGAAATGCTTTGTCGTGGATCAGAAGGCGCTGGCTGACGAGTGGGTGGCTTTGGAGGGGCTCCTGTCGACACTGTCTGACATGATTGATCAGGCTGAGACATTTGTTCGCGCTGCCGGACGAACCCCGCTAACCGCACAAATCGCGTTCTGGGAGCAACGACAGTTTGAAGAGTTATGTGCGGCAATGGGGCGGCACTTGCCAAGGGTGCTGAGCCTGACCAACCGGAAGACCAAGGCGCTGGCCTGGCTTTTCCCTGCCGATGAACTGATCGAAAAGCCCGATGGCGCCGTCAGCCCCTGCGTTGTTTTCGTTGATGAGATTATCCGACGAGTTGTTTTTGCCCCAACACCTCATGTGATCACCCTGTTCGATACCGTTGAAACCTACTATTCGGGCCCTGGACCAGTTCGGCTGGGTGATGCGTTCTATCGTGAATTCCTCACCAACGGCATTCCTCGGGAACGCATTTATGAGATTTGGAGCAACGTCACCACGATTAAACGGGGGTCCGTTACCGTTCCCCGCAACACCGTCATTCAAGAATTCGGCAATGCGCTGGAGAAGCAATGCCGGGCATTGAACAGCGTCGTCGAGAGACTACGCACGGACTTCAAGGGGCAGCTCAAGGCAAACGCTCCAAAGCTGACATTGTCTATTCCTCAGGGCGCTCGCGACGTCGCGTTCGACAGCAAGCTTTGGGTTTGGTGGGAGGAGTTGCAGTATCACACCAGAAAGCTGGAGTCCCACCAGCGCCTGGCGCTTGATGCCGAGGCACTAGAGGCCAGTTACGAAGCGGTTCGGCTCACCAACGGGCAAGCTACAGGAACCCCGAATGAGTACGTATTCGACGTGCTTCCTGGGTCCACCGAAGCCAAGCTCGACGACAACGAAGGCTATTTGGCTCTCGGCAAGGAAGGTCATCCTGGGCTTCCGTTGCAGCGTGGAAGGGATCTGATCGCCGGTGGCGCGCCGCTTTACCCAGGGCAGAACGACACGCTGCTCGCACCGCTGTGGTCCGCACTTTCCGTAACGCTTGTGTCCTTTGACAGAGGCATGCAAAAGGCTGTCCTGAAGCTAACCAACTGGCGTGAACCGGCTTTTGTACCTTATCTGCTGGCCAACTCCACTGTCGATCTGCTGAACGACATCTTTATCACCAAAGGCCAGGGTTCGTTCAAGTGGTACGAGACGGTCAAGCGGATTCTCACTGCAGTAGGGAACCCGTCAATAGCGGTGGCAGATAGCAATGCGGCCACTGCGATGGGGGCGAGGACTCCGCGCCCCGGCTCAGACCCGGTTACTCCTCTTGCCCGCGTACTCTGGGAGGCCGACACTCTTCACGCGACATCCGTCGTCGCTGCGACGCAGGCCTCTTCGGTAGCAGCCTACGCCAAGGCCAAGCACAGCCTGAACAAGAGTCAGACCGATGCTGTCGCGCAGGCGGCGGAAAGAGGGCTGACGATTATCTGGGGGCCGCCAGGCACCGGGAAAACGCAGACACTAGCTGGATGTATTCACGGCCTTGTTCATGATGCCGTGCGGCGGGGCCAACCATTGAAATTGCTGGTCGCCGGACCGACGTACAAGGCTGTTGAGGAGATTATTGGTCGTGTTGTTGAGGCGTTAGACAACGATTCAACCTGTCCTGCTGAGGTCTTTGTTGGATATTCCTCGTCGCAGACCCCAAAGGTGTTCTCGTCAAGCAAGTCACATCTGCTCGTTGAGTCATTCAACCTGAACCAGGGCAATCAGGAAACACAGGACTGTCTTGCTAGTCTGGCGAAAACCGATGTAGTCACGATTGTCGCCACGGCGACGATGCAGGCGTACAAGCTCGCCGAGTGGACCTATGGTCGCCATGTTGCGCCGATTTTTGACGTCGTGATTGTCGATGAAAGCTCTCAGGTTCAGGTCACACATGCAATCTCGCCACTGGCCACCTTGAAAGACGATGCGAGACTGATCATTGCTGGTGATCATCTTCAGATGCCGCCAATCATGGCGCTTGAACCACCCAAGGGCGCCGAATACCTGGTGGGCAGCATCCAGAAATACCTGCTCGATCGTCCGTTTGGCAGCCAAATTGTTCCATGTCCGCTGGAAGAGAACTACCGCTCGGCAGAGGACATTGTGGCCTATGCCCGCACGATCGGCTACCGATCGACGTTGAAGGCCTCAAACGCCGCGACGGCACTTCATCTCTTGGCTGCGGTGCCAACTCCCGCATCAGGTTTTCCAGGGGTCTTCCCTTGGTCATCTCTGTGGCCAGATATTCTTGACCCCACGAAGAAGGTGCTGACGTTGCTCCATGACGATGATCTGTCGTCCCAAAGCAATTCTTTCGAAGCCAAGATCGTCGCCGCCTTGACATGGTGCTTGAGGCAGACGGTGAGCGCGGAACTTGATGGGCGAGATGCCGTGACGCATGCGTCACCTACGCCCGATCAGTTCTGGGGGCAGTGCATCGGAATCGTGACGCCGCATCGCGCTCAACGTGCCCTGGTGGTTCGCGAACTGCGGTCAATATTCCCGTCTGATCCGCCGAACTTGATCGACTCGGCCGTTGATACTGTGGAAAAGTTCCAGGGCGGTCAGCGACACACCATCGTCGTGACTTTTGGTGTCGGGGACGCAGACGTGATCATGGGAGAGGAAGCGTTCCTAATGCAGCTAGAGAGGACAAATGTGGCCATCTCACGCGCGATGGCCAAGTGCTTGGTAGTCATGCCAATGACCCTCGCAGGGCACGTCCCTCAAGACAAGAAGGCACTCGAAACGGCACACGCGATCAAAGACTATGTCGACGAATTCTGTAATCAGGAACTTGTTAATCAGGTCTCGTTCGGATCAACGTCGAGACAAGCGAAGCTGCGTTACCACCAATAG
- a CDS encoding DUF262 and DUF1524 domain-containing protein — protein sequence MKAEDTLVTNLLQGAKQFIVPIFQRDYSWGTKHCQQLWKDVIRVGSDPNVKGHFLGSVVYVAAEDNTATITRWLLIDGQQRLTTLTLLLIALRDRMAQLPGNSGQGEEEATPDELDDYYLRNRHGKGERRHKLHLRRADHETLIALLDGKTLPEAVSERVKENFLFLRDLVAQADVQTVYNGIKKLVVVDVSLTRGQDDPQMIFESLNSTGVDLTQADLIRNFVLMRLDESSQTQLYEEHWQPIEQAFGRRYRTEFDKFVKDFLTLQLRPGTPLKAAEIYHEFRSYFSRTVEKRGVDGILSDLRRFGSYYTAFSLGQEKQPALKAAFARLRSLVEVASPVVLTLYDFHDRAKTLRTDEFVEAVELLESFVFRRSVCDMQTRSLGQIFASLAYRITESQPLLSLKVALYRQGKKRRFPSDTEFREALETRDVYDMRTCFYLLDRLENFSKERIDTSNFSIEHVMPQNEDLRPEWRTMLGSDWRAVQETWLHRLGNLTLTGYNSTYSDRPFSEKKTISGGFDESPLRLNKFIREQSAWDGTTIEQRGKLLAEKAVTVWRPLVVDLLAVKQRELEEHKAFAANYRIEDLELDDIAKNLLEALRPQIQAFGEDVVELPNDRSVIYRVFDFFVEIIPRKQRLSLLLNMDFADCEDPSGRARDATEFAFIIGATETGGVLYNLDSQDDVPAAINVVRQAYERVTE from the coding sequence ATGAAAGCAGAAGACACGCTGGTTACCAATCTGCTGCAGGGCGCGAAGCAATTCATCGTGCCGATCTTTCAGCGCGACTACAGCTGGGGAACGAAGCACTGCCAGCAACTGTGGAAGGATGTGATTCGCGTCGGCAGCGACCCAAATGTGAAGGGGCACTTCCTTGGCTCAGTGGTCTATGTCGCAGCCGAGGACAACACCGCCACCATCACTCGCTGGTTGTTGATCGACGGCCAACAACGCCTTACTACCCTGACGCTTTTGTTGATCGCGCTTCGTGACCGGATGGCACAGCTTCCTGGAAACTCAGGTCAGGGAGAGGAGGAAGCGACGCCCGATGAGCTGGATGACTATTACCTGCGCAACCGGCACGGCAAGGGAGAGCGGCGGCACAAGCTGCATCTGCGCCGGGCAGATCACGAAACGCTGATTGCGCTTCTGGATGGAAAGACGTTGCCAGAGGCTGTCTCGGAACGGGTGAAGGAGAACTTCCTGTTCCTGCGTGATTTGGTCGCCCAGGCCGACGTGCAAACCGTCTACAACGGCATCAAGAAGCTGGTGGTCGTGGATGTGAGCCTGACGCGCGGCCAAGATGACCCGCAGATGATCTTTGAAAGCCTGAACTCTACTGGGGTAGATTTGACTCAGGCCGATCTGATTCGAAATTTCGTGCTGATGCGTCTGGACGAGTCCTCCCAGACGCAGCTCTACGAAGAACACTGGCAGCCGATCGAGCAGGCTTTCGGGCGGCGCTACCGTACCGAGTTCGATAAATTCGTGAAGGATTTTCTGACGCTGCAACTGCGTCCCGGCACGCCATTGAAAGCGGCCGAGATCTATCACGAGTTCCGCAGCTACTTCTCGCGTACTGTCGAAAAGCGTGGTGTCGATGGCATCCTCAGCGACCTGCGCCGCTTTGGAAGCTACTACACGGCATTCAGTCTCGGACAGGAAAAGCAGCCGGCATTAAAGGCAGCATTCGCCCGCTTGCGCTCCCTGGTCGAGGTGGCTTCGCCGGTCGTGCTGACGCTTTACGACTTTCATGACCGAGCCAAGACCCTGCGTACCGATGAATTCGTAGAGGCTGTCGAATTGCTGGAAAGTTTCGTGTTCCGGCGTTCAGTGTGCGACATGCAAACGCGCAGCCTCGGACAAATATTCGCAAGCCTCGCCTATCGGATCACCGAGAGCCAGCCGTTGCTCAGTTTGAAGGTGGCGCTGTATCGGCAAGGCAAGAAGCGCCGCTTTCCGAGCGATACCGAATTTCGCGAGGCGCTCGAAACCCGCGATGTCTACGACATGCGAACTTGCTTCTATCTGCTGGATCGGCTTGAGAACTTCAGCAAGGAGCGCATCGATACCTCGAACTTCTCCATTGAGCACGTTATGCCGCAGAACGAGGATCTTCGTCCGGAATGGCGAACGATGCTCGGTAGCGACTGGAGAGCGGTGCAGGAGACGTGGTTACACCGCCTGGGCAATCTGACGCTGACCGGATACAACTCCACTTACAGCGACCGTCCATTTTCCGAGAAGAAAACGATTTCCGGTGGTTTCGATGAGAGCCCGCTGCGCTTGAACAAGTTCATTCGCGAACAATCGGCGTGGGACGGTACGACCATCGAGCAGCGAGGCAAGTTGCTCGCTGAGAAGGCCGTGACCGTATGGCGACCATTGGTTGTCGATTTGCTGGCCGTGAAGCAACGGGAGTTGGAGGAGCACAAGGCCTTTGCCGCCAACTACAGGATCGAGGACCTGGAACTGGATGACATCGCAAAGAATTTACTGGAGGCTTTACGTCCACAGATCCAGGCATTTGGTGAAGATGTTGTCGAGCTGCCCAATGATCGGAGTGTCATCTACCGCGTGTTCGATTTCTTCGTCGAAATCATCCCGCGCAAGCAGCGGCTGAGCCTCTTGCTGAATATGGATTTTGCCGACTGCGAAGATCCATCAGGCAGGGCCCGGGATGCCACGGAATTCGCCTTCATCATCGGCGCAACTGAAACGGGTGGAGTGCTGTACAACCTGGACTCGCAAGACGATGTGCCGGCCGCGATCAACGTGGTCCGACAAGCGTATGAGCGTGTGACAGAGTGA
- a CDS encoding type I restriction endonuclease subunit R, giving the protein MAIFNESNTVEAYLYDLLSGPAKLVSANVVREPEAAYGRSHKGIGWRRVASAEIPRQHQDVLVESWVREALIRLNPEIAAQPDRADEVLYKLRAIVLSVRSDGLIRANEEFTAWLRGERSMPFGQNNEHVPVRLIDFDSLDQNQYVVTQQFTFRAGSAERRADLILLVNGLPLVLIEAKTPTRSAVSWVDGALQVHDDYEKHVPELFVCNVFSVATEGKEYRYGSLGLPIKDWGPWNLEDDGDALKHPLNGLKLAAESMLRPHVVLDILANFTLFATDKKKRRIKIICRYQQYEAANKIVERVLAGYPKKGLIWHFQGSGKSLLMVFAAQKLRLHPRLKNPTVLIVVDRVDLDTQITGTFTGADIPNLEKADSRDKLRQLLAQDVRKIIITTIFKFGEADGVLNDRGNIIALVDEAHRTQEGDLGRKMRDALPNAFLFGLTGTPINRFDRNTFYAFGAEEDDKGYLSRYGFEESIRDGATLKLHFEPRLLELHIDKAAIDAAFKEMTGGLSDLDRDNLGKTAAKMAVLVKTPERIRRVCEDIVQHFQSKVEPNGFKGQIVTFDRESCLLYKQELDKLLPPEASDIVMTVNANEPQYKAYARTRDEEERLLDRFRDPNDPLKLIIVTSKLLTGFDAPILQAMYLDKPLRDHTLLQAICRVNRTYSEQKTHGLIVDYLGIFDDVAKALEFDDKSVTAVVSNIQELKDRLPEAMQKCLAFFAGVDRTVEGYEGLIAAQQCLPNNEVRDNFAVEYSLLNKLWEAISPDPILGEYERDYKWLSQVYQSVQPSSGHGKLIWHSLGAKTIELIHQNVHVDAVRDDLDTLVLDADLLEAVLSNPDPKKAKEIEIKVARRLRKHLGNPKFKALSERLDALRDRFESGVLNSVEFLKQLLQLAKEVLQAEKETPPEEDEDRGKAALTELFNEVKTAETPIMVERVVADIDEIVRLVRFPGWQDTLAGEREIKKALRKSLFKYKLHADEELFEKAYSYIRQYY; this is encoded by the coding sequence ATGGCGATCTTTAACGAATCTAATACAGTCGAAGCCTACCTCTACGACCTGCTTTCCGGCCCAGCAAAGTTGGTCTCTGCCAATGTCGTTCGGGAACCAGAAGCCGCCTACGGCCGCAGCCACAAGGGCATCGGCTGGCGCCGCGTCGCCAGCGCCGAGATCCCCCGCCAGCACCAAGACGTGCTGGTTGAATCCTGGGTGCGCGAGGCGCTGATCCGCCTCAATCCGGAGATTGCCGCCCAGCCGGACCGCGCCGACGAGGTGCTCTACAAGCTGCGCGCTATCGTGCTCTCGGTGCGCTCCGATGGTCTGATCCGCGCCAATGAGGAATTCACCGCATGGCTCAGGGGCGAGCGTTCCATGCCCTTCGGTCAGAACAATGAGCACGTGCCGGTTCGCCTTATTGATTTCGACAGCCTCGACCAGAACCAATACGTCGTCACTCAGCAGTTCACTTTCCGCGCCGGTAGCGCCGAGCGTCGTGCCGACCTGATCCTGCTGGTTAACGGCCTGCCGCTGGTGTTGATCGAAGCCAAGACGCCGACGCGCTCGGCGGTGAGCTGGGTGGATGGCGCGCTGCAGGTGCACGACGACTACGAGAAGCACGTGCCGGAGCTGTTCGTCTGCAATGTGTTCTCGGTGGCGACTGAAGGCAAGGAATATCGCTACGGCTCGCTCGGCCTGCCCATCAAGGATTGGGGGCCGTGGAACCTGGAGGACGACGGCGACGCGCTCAAGCACCCGCTGAATGGCTTGAAACTGGCTGCCGAGAGCATGCTGCGGCCCCATGTGGTGCTCGACATCCTGGCCAACTTCACCTTGTTCGCCACGGACAAGAAGAAGCGCCGCATCAAGATCATTTGCCGCTACCAGCAGTACGAGGCGGCCAACAAGATCGTCGAGCGGGTGCTGGCCGGCTACCCCAAGAAGGGCCTGATCTGGCACTTCCAGGGGTCCGGCAAGTCGCTCCTGATGGTGTTCGCGGCGCAGAAGCTGCGTCTGCATCCGCGCTTGAAGAATCCCACGGTGCTGATCGTGGTCGACCGTGTCGATCTCGATACCCAGATCACCGGCACCTTCACCGGGGCCGATATCCCCAACCTCGAGAAGGCCGACTCCCGCGACAAGCTGCGCCAACTGCTGGCGCAGGACGTGCGCAAGATCATCATCACGACGATCTTCAAGTTCGGCGAAGCCGATGGTGTGCTGAATGATCGCGGCAACATCATCGCCTTGGTGGATGAGGCGCACCGCACCCAGGAAGGCGACCTCGGCCGCAAAATGCGTGATGCGCTACCGAATGCTTTCTTGTTCGGCCTGACCGGTACACCGATCAATCGTTTCGATCGCAACACCTTCTACGCCTTCGGCGCGGAGGAGGATGACAAGGGTTACCTGAGCCGCTACGGCTTCGAGGAGTCGATCCGCGACGGCGCGACACTGAAGCTGCACTTCGAGCCGCGCCTGCTGGAGCTGCACATCGACAAGGCAGCCATCGATGCCGCCTTCAAGGAGATGACCGGCGGTCTCTCCGACCTCGACCGCGACAACCTTGGCAAGACTGCTGCCAAGATGGCGGTGCTGGTGAAGACCCCGGAGCGCATCCGACGCGTGTGCGAGGACATCGTCCAGCACTTCCAGAGCAAGGTGGAACCGAACGGCTTCAAGGGCCAGATCGTCACCTTCGATCGCGAATCCTGTCTGCTCTACAAGCAGGAGCTGGACAAGCTGCTGCCGCCGGAGGCCTCCGACATCGTGATGACGGTCAACGCCAACGAGCCGCAGTACAAGGCCTATGCGCGCACGCGGGATGAGGAAGAGCGGTTGCTCGACCGCTTCCGCGACCCCAACGATCCGCTCAAACTGATCATCGTCACCTCGAAGCTGCTGACCGGCTTCGACGCGCCCATCCTGCAGGCGATGTACCTGGATAAGCCGCTGCGCGATCACACCTTACTCCAGGCCATCTGCCGGGTGAACCGCACCTACTCCGAGCAGAAGACCCATGGCCTGATCGTGGATTACCTCGGCATCTTCGACGACGTGGCCAAGGCGCTGGAGTTCGACGACAAGAGCGTCACGGCGGTGGTGTCGAATATTCAGGAGCTCAAGGACCGGCTGCCGGAGGCGATGCAGAAATGCTTGGCTTTCTTTGCCGGCGTTGATCGCACTGTCGAGGGTTACGAGGGGCTGATCGCCGCCCAGCAATGCCTGCCCAACAACGAGGTACGCGACAACTTCGCTGTCGAGTACAGCCTGCTCAATAAGCTCTGGGAGGCCATCTCGCCAGATCCGATCCTCGGTGAGTACGAGAGGGACTACAAGTGGCTCTCGCAGGTGTACCAGTCGGTGCAGCCCTCCAGCGGTCACGGCAAGCTGATCTGGCATTCCCTCGGGGCAAAGACCATCGAGCTGATCCACCAGAACGTGCACGTTGATGCCGTGCGCGACGATCTCGATACGCTGGTGCTGGACGCTGATCTGCTGGAGGCGGTGCTCTCGAATCCCGATCCTAAAAAGGCCAAGGAAATCGAGATCAAGGTGGCCCGGCGGTTACGCAAACACCTAGGCAACCCCAAGTTCAAGGCGCTCTCGGAACGCCTGGATGCCCTGCGCGACCGCTTCGAGTCCGGTGTGCTCAACAGCGTCGAGTTTCTCAAGCAACTGCTGCAACTGGCCAAGGAAGTGCTGCAGGCGGAAAAGGAAACGCCTCCGGAAGAGGACGAGGATCGTGGCAAGGCGGCGCTCACCGAGCTGTTCAATGAAGTAAAGACCGCCGAGACGCCGATCATGGTCGAACGCGTGGTGGCGGATATCGACGAGATCGTGCGCTTGGTCCGGTTTCCCGGTTGGCAGGACACACTCGCTGGCGAGCGCGAGATCAAGAAGGCGCTCAGGAAATCTTTGTTCAAGTACAAGCTGCATGCCGATGAAGAGCTGTTCGAGAAAGCGTACAGCTACATCCGGCAGTATTACTGA
- a CDS encoding restriction endonuclease subunit S, which translates to MADRAALKPGWKVWRFDQIATNVNVRIDNPSESGMEHYVGLEHLDPDSLRIRRWGSPDDVEATKLMFKKGDIIFGRRRAYQRKLGVAEFDGICSAHAMVLRAKPEVVLPQFLPFFMQSDMFMNRAVEISVGSLSPTINWKTLAIQEFALPPLGEQRRSVSLLSALEDQIEAIRAASNATTKLRKSVALDAFSLVDSPKVKMGAVADIRNGTTPRRARDEYWKGSIPWLPTGKVNDRIIDAADEFITEQALEECPLTLIPAGSTLIAMIGEGQTRGRAAMLAIDACINQNFGAVIPSKTLDPWYLFYLLESNYEALRHWSQGTNQHALSCGLLKEFPIPIPDLNRQREIVESIKEIEANERQLAERFKKTAEMRRVAHQVALSVG; encoded by the coding sequence ATGGCGGATAGGGCGGCGCTCAAGCCGGGCTGGAAGGTCTGGCGCTTCGATCAGATTGCCACCAACGTCAATGTCCGCATCGACAATCCATCCGAATCCGGCATGGAGCATTACGTCGGCCTGGAACACCTCGATCCCGATTCGTTGCGCATTCGGCGTTGGGGCAGCCCGGACGATGTGGAAGCCACCAAGTTGATGTTCAAGAAGGGCGACATCATTTTCGGTCGCCGCCGAGCCTATCAACGCAAGCTGGGCGTAGCCGAGTTTGATGGCATTTGCTCGGCCCATGCGATGGTGCTTCGCGCCAAGCCCGAGGTTGTGCTGCCGCAGTTCCTGCCCTTCTTCATGCAGAGTGATATGTTCATGAATCGAGCGGTGGAGATTTCGGTCGGATCGCTCTCGCCGACGATTAACTGGAAAACACTCGCGATTCAAGAGTTCGCGTTGCCGCCACTGGGGGAGCAGCGGCGAAGCGTGAGTTTGCTGTCTGCTCTAGAAGACCAGATCGAAGCCATCCGTGCGGCAAGTAACGCAACTACGAAGCTGCGAAAGTCGGTAGCGCTTGACGCTTTTTCGTTGGTCGATAGCCCGAAGGTCAAAATGGGAGCTGTAGCTGACATACGGAACGGCACGACCCCCAGAAGGGCAAGAGACGAATACTGGAAGGGATCGATTCCATGGTTGCCCACTGGAAAGGTGAATGATCGGATCATTGACGCCGCAGATGAATTCATTACTGAGCAGGCCCTTGAGGAATGCCCACTGACACTGATCCCAGCGGGCTCGACGCTCATTGCGATGATCGGAGAGGGCCAGACTAGAGGACGAGCCGCGATGCTGGCAATTGACGCCTGCATCAATCAGAACTTTGGTGCGGTTATCCCAAGCAAGACGCTTGATCCTTGGTATCTGTTCTATCTACTGGAGAGCAATTACGAAGCCCTTCGCCACTGGTCACAGGGCACGAATCAGCATGCACTCAGCTGCGGGCTATTGAAGGAATTCCCGATACCCATTCCAGATTTGAATAGGCAACGTGAAATCGTTGAGTCCATAAAGGAAATTGAGGCTAACGAGCGACAGTTGGCAGAGAGATTCAAGAAAACTGCCGAAATGAGGCGAGTCGCGCACCAAGTGGCATTGTCCGTAGGGTAA